Below is a window of Candidatus Methylomirabilota bacterium DNA.
TGGGACTGCTTCCGGGCTGCGCCCCGGGGGTTACCGTCTTCATGGCCTACGACGCCGAGAAGAAGCTCGCCAGGCACCCCGAGCGGTTCGGCAAGGGCGCCATCGAGGGAGTGGCGGCGCCCGAGTCGGCCAACAACGCCACCTCGTCGGCGGGCTTCATCCCGCTCCTGGGACTCGGGATCCCGGCCTCGGCCCCGCTGGCCGTCCTTCTCGGCGGGCTCCTGGTCTACGGGCTCCAGCCGGGGCCCCTCCTGTTTCAGAAGAACCCCGACTTCGTCTGGACCGTCATCGCCAGCTTCTACATCGGAAACGTCATCCTGCTGATCCTGAACCTGCCCCTCATCGGGATGTGGGTGTGGCTCACGCGCCTCCCGTACGGCATCCTGGGCCCCGCGATCCTGCTCCTCTCGTTCCTCGGGGCCTACAGCGTGCGGAACAGCATGTTCGACGTGGCGGTGAGCCTGGTGTTCGGCCTGGTCGGCTACTTCCTCCGGAAGTACCAGTGGCCGCTGGCGCCCCTGCTCCTGGCCTTCATCCTGGGGCCGCTCCTCGAAAAGTACCTGATCCAGTCGCTCTCCATGAGCGGTGGGGATCCTTCGATCTTTTTCCGGCGCGGGATCTCGCTCGCGCTGATCCTGGGAGCCGCGGTCCTGCTGGTGACCTCGATCGCGCTCGTGCGCTACACGAGCCGGCGGGTGCGCCAGGAGACGGCGGAGGAAATGGCGCTGTAGTGAACCGTGCGAAGATAGGAGGGACTCGCGCATGACACGACGTGGCAGCCGGAGCCTGGTGTGCTCGCTGGCGGCGGTGCTCCTGCTCGTGGGACCGGCGGGCGCCCGGGCGCAGGACTACCCGACCAAGCCCATCGAGATCGTCGTGCCCTTCGTGCCCGGGGGCGGGACGGACCTGATCGCGCGGCTCACCGCCGACTGGATCGGCAAGAAGTGGGGTCAGCCCGTGCTGGTGGTGAACAAGCCCGGCGGC
It encodes the following:
- a CDS encoding tripartite tricarboxylate transporter permease, coding for MAVLGSLLGTLVGVLPGLGPTAAIAILFPLTTVLQPVPATIMLSAIYYGAMYGGSTTAILLNIPGEVASVPTCLDGYPMAQQGRGGVALGISAVGSFFAGIVGVVALTFFAPFLADQALRFGPPEYFGLMVLAFTVVASLSGGSLVKGLSMAMLGYFVSLIGLGPSTAEPRFTFDWAPLMGGVDLIALVVGLFAISEVFLGVEEARVAIATEIRNVFPSLADLRQSFPAILRGTGIGFFLGLLPGCAPGVTVFMAYDAEKKLARHPERFGKGAIEGVAAPESANNATSSAGFIPLLGLGIPASAPLAVLLGGLLVYGLQPGPLLFQKNPDFVWTVIASFYIGNVILLILNLPLIGMWVWLTRLPYGILGPAILLLSFLGAYSVRNSMFDVAVSLVFGLVGYFLRKYQWPLAPLLLAFILGPLLEKYLIQSLSMSGGDPSIFFRRGISLALILGAAVLLVTSIALVRYTSRRVRQETAEEMAL